In the genome of Rhodamnia argentea isolate NSW1041297 chromosome 3, ASM2092103v1, whole genome shotgun sequence, one region contains:
- the LOC115732943 gene encoding cysteine proteinase inhibitor 1-like: MRLLILLLAAAAVLLLHVSAAGAAAPRGPLVGGWKPIKNLSDPYVREIAEFAVEAHNDDARTGLVLKKVVRGEEQVVSGTNYRLVVEVEDGADTRSFEAVVWDKPWEHFRRLESFKAVQGNA, translated from the coding sequence ATGAgactcctcatcctcctcctcgccgccgcagccgtcctcctcctccacgtcTCGGCCGCCGGGGCCGCCGCCCCCAGGGGGCCGCTGGTTGGGGGGTGGAAGCCGATAAAGAACCTGAGCGACCCGTACGTGAGGGAGATCGCGGAGTTCGCCGTAGAGGCACACAACGACGACGCCAGGACGGGGCTGGTGCTGAAGAAGGTGGTGAGGGGCGAGGAGCAGGTCGTGTCGGGGACGAACTACAGGCTCGTCGTCGAGGTCGAGGACGGGGCCGACACGAGGAGCTTCGAGGCCGTCGTGTGGGACAAGCCGTGGGAGCATTTCCGGCGTCTCGAGTCGTTCAAGGCCGTTCAGGGCAACGCGTGA